One segment of Anopheles stephensi strain Indian chromosome 3, UCI_ANSTEP_V1.0, whole genome shotgun sequence DNA contains the following:
- the LOC118514026 gene encoding uncharacterized protein LOC118514026: protein MKAVYVLAIALSLAVATQAAPQFLLGTLTTLSQTVTNLVTQITTLLNNVLVSAGSTTQSVLSSVVANALSLLFGLANSTISLLAVPQGALATVNTLLTNALNQIATVVAGAGTSLTTLVPALGTVQTILSTLVANLSALNLTALVPLQTTLTQLATTLGSAVSQISG from the exons ATGAAAGCCGTGTACGTTCTTGCCATTGCTCTGAGCCTGGCTGTG GCCACCCAGGCAGCACCTCAGTTCCTGCTGGGCACACTCACCACCCTCTCGCAGACGGTCACCAACCTGGTGACGCAAATCACGACCCTGCTGAACAATGTGCTCGTGTCGGCCGGCTCGACCACCCAGTCCGTGCTGTCGTCGGTGGTTGCGAACGCACTGTCGCTGCTGTTCGGACTAGCCAACTCCACCATCTCGCTGCTGGCCGTTCCACAGGGTGCACTGGCCACGGTCAACACTCTGCTGACCAATGCGCTGAACCAAATCGCAACCGTCGTTGCCGGTGCCGGAACCTCGCTGACCACGCTGGTGCCAGCCCTCGGAACCGTGCAGACCATTCTGTCCACGCTCGTTGCCAACCTGAGCGCGCTCAATCTGACGGCTCTGGTGCCGCTCCAGACGACGCTGACCCAGCTGGCAACTACGCTCGGCAGCGCTGTGAGCCAAATTTCGGGTTAA